The following proteins are encoded in a genomic region of Arachis ipaensis cultivar K30076 chromosome B02, Araip1.1, whole genome shotgun sequence:
- the LOC107622977 gene encoding BAG family molecular chaperone regulator 6, which yields MIPVCRSMDSTYPYQRNQNPYPPFYYPGFEPNLPQMNMNPPKSAFPYEHPWSHGGCCGHYPNPTNFCCAHNNNFHGYYNYRPQHYHHHHAPFPSPPMYYSGGYQEPFFVPYAPQPHYTMELPRYDYEKHMPGDYHCCGCPNHPCHQKEEQSVKIEEEEPDNNAGNKVNNDEALAPIQTRNYPYPYPIVWIPPEYTRTRNKEAKSGSIAEAKGEQDQISHDRKASSPMNFQEPRIWNGWLPFDMNHTPNKVLEGDGRRNKNLESESNKRVYDDGKGMNNKNQCENQRSEFPFPIFWMPYYNKQEEVGKENNHESHSSPKCVKEAPHTFKSVPVNSKADEVVRNGTMSNPVESIDRSGSDETKDVTNEKIIPVKEVELHQGRNNSNENAKRERIIPVKQIEENVAKKESHAGMEKQSASPRKNGKLPPVCLRVDPLPRKKNGKSSNGSSRSPSPPASKEHSKAASEAPSEAQSAGVSDKVQVYSDVKSVPNISEEVKPKEQNVPVSEGKSNEKPQLDSSLLTSPDVSKEVQPKEETIEVTENKTNRDKGADENRSVGDTEEKKAQNGAENIMEEARKPYEAKDSSKPTGKGGNERKALSDVDAAILIQAVYRGYQVRRSEPLKKLKQIAEVSKELTNVKASVQAFEHSSDLQNDEKQRIALGENIMRLLPKLDTIQGLHPSFRETRKSLARELTCLQERLDSVMAKRSQQQMNEFIDKKPVEDISENLQNEEHVKDQQEEKAAVAREDSSVGINDDMTGKDRIEFQPPLDPALNVAAEPNVAPNEAVDECNHTSDLSVEFEARSEVGNTPTGIENSDTNALQELPVGVIDEDGADCSSKNEEQNEKAKVDSSGIYGLKELPVGVLDENPAELVKDDGETKLGDVESIVELPVGVLDEENAASEFNKDDGAKFSKRELDHEEEVEAIVELPVGLLDEDTAASESKENDDGTKISTAQQQQHEELEPIMELPVELLDEEETIEFESGKHDRDMEHITELPVGLLDEEEKIKSEPVKCDAPEKVPPAIEEQCSVAAKDTQLEPEQQMEEQEEVQSSEESSDGWVKVECSKDEELKGDAERDIDIAVECEEETGNEAELPTMESVKRAAELVSDSYMEEEYKKELTQLEEQTESVEKLAAQVPSGNNEDTALSKEADQVAEHNGKLKNGELLEENEKLRNMMNRLLDAGNEQLKVISDLTERVKDLEKRLARSKKRMRTKRFKPASSLSNISSKNNLLQHRAIDVAM from the exons ATGATACCTGTATGCAGAAGCATGGACTCAACCTACCCATATCAGAGAAACCAAAATCCATATCCTCCTTTTTACTATCCTGGATTTGAGCCTAATCTCCCTCAAATGAATATGAATCCACCTAAATCAGCTTTTCCCTATGAACATCCTTGGAGCCATGGTGGTTGTTGTGGACATTACCCTAACCCAACGAATTTTTGCTGTGCTCACAACAACAATTTCCATGGCTACTATAACTACAGGCCAcaacattatcatcatcatcatgctcCATTTCCATCTCCACCAATGTACTATTCTGGTGGTTATCAGGAACCATTCTTTGTTCCTTATGCACCACAACCACATTACACTATGGAGCTTCCTAGATATGATTATGAGAAGCATATGCCGGGAGACTATCATTGTTGCGGCTGTCCAAATCATCCATGCCATCAGAAGGAAGAGCAGAGTGTGAAGATTGAGGAGGAAGAGCCTGATAATAATGCTGGAAACAAAGTGAATAATGATGAGGCTTTGGCGCCAATTCAGACAAGGAATTATCCTTATCCATATCCAATTGTTTGGATTCCACCGGAGTATACaagaacaagaaacaaagaagcgAAAAGTGGTTCCATAGCTGAGGCGAAGGGTGAGCAGGATCAGATATCTCATGATAGGAAGGCTTCTAGTCCAATGAATTTTCAGGAACCGAGAATTTGGAATGGATGGTTACCATTTGATATGAATCACACGCCAAATAAGGTTCTTGAAGGGGATGGAAGAAGAAACAAGAACTTGGAAAGTGAGAGTAATAAAAGGGTCTATGATGATGGAAAAGGAATGAACAACAAAAACCAATGTGAAAACCAGAGATCAGAATTCCCATTTCCTATTTTTTGGATGCCTTACTACAATAAGCAAGAGGAAGTTGGAAAGGAGAACAATCATGAGAGCCATTCAAGTCCGAAATGCGTCAAAGAGGCGCCGCATACCTTCAAGTCCGTTCCGGTAAATTCTAAAGCTGATGAAGTTGTTAGAAATGGAACCATGTCAAATCCGGTTGAATCCATAGACAGAAGTGGTTCAGATGAAACAAAGGATGTTACTAATGAAAAGATCATCCCAGTTAAAGAGGTAGAATTGCATCAAGGGAGAAACAATTCAAATGAAAATGCCAAGAGAGAAAGGATTATTCCTGTGAAACAGATTGAGGAGAATGTGGCGAAGAAAGAGTCTCATGCTGGCATGGAAAAACAATCAGCATCTCCACGGAAAAATGGCAAGTTACCTCCTGTTTGTTTGAGGGTTGATCCATTACCGAGGAAGAAGAATGGCAAAAGCAGCAATGGGAGCTCAAGGTCTCCAAGTCCTCCTGCCTCAAAAGAGCATTCAAAAGCAGCAAGCGAAGCACCATCTGAAGCTCAATCAGCTGGTGTGAGTGACAAGGTTCAGGTATATTCTGATGTCAAGAGTGTTCCAAACATCAGTGAAGAAGTTAAGCCGAAAGAGCAAAATGTTCCAGTATCCGAAGGCAAGAGCAATGAGAAGCCACAGCTGGATTCAAGCCTTCTGACTTCCCCAGATGTTAGCAAGGAAGTTCAACCAAAAGAGGAAACCATCGAGGTGACTGAAAATAAGACCAATAGAGACAAGGGTGCAGATGAGAATCGTTCAGTTGGAGATACTGAAGAAAAGAAGGCACAAAATGGAGCAGAGAACATCATGGAAGAAGCTCGTAAGCCGTATGAAGCAAAGGACTCGAGCAAACCAACTGGCAAAGGTGGAAATGAGAGAAAGGCTTTATCAGATGTTGATGCAGCCATTTTAATTCAAGCTGTGTATCGCGGTTACCAAGTGAGAAGATCAGAGCCATTGAAGAAATTGAAGCAGATAGCCGAAGTCAGTAAGGAGTTGACTAATGTCAAAGCTTCTGTTCAAGCGTTTGAGCACTCTTCTGATCTACAAAATGATGAGAAGCAAAGGATTGCACTTGGTGAGAACATAATGAGACTCCTGCCGAAGTTGGATACTATTCAG GGCTTGCATCCAAGTTTCAGGGAAACAAGAAAATCTCTGGCAAGAGAGCTTACATGCTTGCAAGAAAGGCTTGATTCTGTAATGGCCAAGAGATCTCAACAGCAGATGAATGAGTTCATAGACAAGAAGCCTGTTGAAGACATTTCGGAGAATTTACAGAATGAAGAACATGTGAAGgatcaacaagaagaaaaagctGCAGTAGCAAGAGAGGATTCTTCTGTGGGAATTAATGATGATATGACGGGAAAAGATAGAATTGAATTTCAGCCACCGCTTGATCCGGCATTGAATGTGGCAGCAGAACCTAATGTAGCACCAAATGAAGCAGTTgatgaatgtaaccatacaagcGATCTTTCTGTGGAATTTGAAGCAAGATCAGAGGTTGGCAACACTCCCACAGGGATTGAGAATTCAGACACAAATGCTTTGCAAGAATTACCTGTGGGAGTCATAGACGAGGATGGTGCTGACTGTAGTTCcaagaatgaagaacaaaatGAGAAAGCAAAAGTAGATTCATCAGGTATCTATGGACTAAAAGAGTTGCCGGTGGGCGTGCTTGATGAAAATCCAGCTGAACTCGTGAAGGATGATGGGGAAACAAAGCTTGGAGATGTGGAATCTATTGTGGAGCTGCCGGTGGGGGTGCTTGATGAGGAAAATGCTGCATCTGAATTCAACAAAGATGATGGAGCAAAATTTTCAAAGCGGGAACTGGATCATGAAGAGGAAGTGGAAGCCATTGTGGAACTACCAGTTGGGTTGCTTGATGAGGATACAGCAGCATCTGAATCTAAGGAGAATGATGATGGAACTAAAATTTCCACggctcaacaacaacaacatgaaGAGTTGGAACCTATTATGGAGCTTCCGGTGGAATTGCTTGATGAAGAAGAAACGATAGAGTTTGAATCTGGGAAGCATGATAGAGATATGGAACATATAACGGAGCTTCCTGTAGGGTTGcttgatgaagaagaaaaaataaagtcCGAACCTGTGAAGTGTGATGCCCCTGAAAAAGTTCCACCTGCCATAGAAGAGCAATGTAGTGTTGCTGCGAAAGACACTCAACTGGAGCCTGAACAGCAGATGGAAGAGCAGGAAGAGGTTCAATCTTCTGAGGAATCATCAGATGGGTGGGTGAAGGTTGAATGCTCGAAAGACGAGGAACTTAAAGGTGATGCGGAGCGAGATATAGATATAGCAGTCGAATGTGAAGAGGAAACGGGAAATGAAGCTGAATTGCCAACTATGGAGTCTGTGAAAAGGGCTGCAGAACTTGTTAGTGACTCGTATATGGAAGAGGAGTACAAAAAGGAGTTAACACAGCTTGAGGAACAAACTGAGAGTGTAGAGAAGCTTGCTGCACAAGTACCCAGTGGCAACAATGAAGACACAG